In a single window of the Planctomycetota bacterium genome:
- a CDS encoding biopolymer transporter ExbD has protein sequence MRIDRKTEEDPVELLNMTPIIDVVFNLLIFFLVGTRYAEIERDMLVNPPSAHVAQPVTAIPSELIVNVTADGRFVISGVEYTPADLERLIARAVKENPEQAVVVRGDRKVVLQLPVNILSLCEKYNVKRKFLTTAEPGS, from the coding sequence ATGCGGATCGACCGAAAAACCGAAGAAGACCCGGTTGAACTCCTCAACATGACACCCATCATCGACGTCGTCTTCAACCTCCTGATCTTTTTCCTCGTCGGCACGCGCTACGCCGAAATCGAACGCGACATGCTCGTCAATCCGCCCAGCGCCCACGTCGCCCAGCCCGTCACCGCCATCCCCAGCGAACTCATCGTCAACGTCACCGCCGACGGACGGTTCGTCATCTCCGGCGTCGAGTACACCCCCGCCGACCTGGAGCGCCTCATCGCTCGCGCCGTCAAGGAAAACCCCGAGCAGGCCGTCGTCGTCCGCGGCGACCGAAAGGTCGTCCTCCAACTCCCCGTCAACATCCTCAGCCTCTGCGAAAAATACAACGTCAAACGCAAGTTCCTCACCACCGCCGAACCCGGATCTTAG